The Coffea eugenioides isolate CCC68of unplaced genomic scaffold, Ceug_1.0 ScVebR1_3277;HRSCAF=4465, whole genome shotgun sequence genome contains a region encoding:
- the LOC113757755 gene encoding uncharacterized protein LOC113757755, with protein sequence MWSKHADRMLRVPEVNSCMVCWTSQVQLVEASHVKTTCGSGLAKKFRIFVFSDFQGVKVTALAIDENIGRVTNLLVPFREYRISRARVHEIPDCSLDVGCYRFYWVLTAETVIKEVIVVDPPKLPSYFRLRSIASCDTVANTENFIDVMGIVLCAFPAREVHFEGGPSVARDYVIVNYELRPIILTLWNEFESIEGSEIMANIAQNPVLICIRLRVLTDNYLSLSTQSSSVILVSPIVQESRNLRAWFQTNSSELTQMVHERSYANPYVLLPPVASNRISQISYIGQATNFLSCFCVCNVRACVTLTIKDDTGSVNAIAMGDEAEKLIGINSHRLYQADQENVHLIDRAANALKGRVMLFYVKHSSYAVRATKGARYTIVTSYDIDEVLYPEFLAVRQLFPVKQSESLAVMQ encoded by the exons ATGTGGTCTAAGCATGCTGATAGGATGTTACGTGTGCCTGAGGTTAATTCTTGCATGGTTTGTTGGACATCTCAAGTCCAACTTGTCGAGGCATCGCACGTTAAGACAACTTGTGGCAGTGGACTAGCAAAGAAGTTTCGCATCTTTGTTTTTTCTGATTTTCAG GGCGTTAAGGTGACTGCACTTGCGATTGATGAGAACATTGGTCGTGTTACCAATCTTCTTGTGCCGTTTAGGGAGTATCGCATTTCAAGGGCTCGTGTTCATGAGATTCCTGACTGTTCTTTGGATGTTGGTTGTTATCGCTTTTATTGGGTTTTGACTGCTGAGACTGTGATTAAGGAGGtgatcgtagttgaccctccaaAGCTCCCATCTTATTTTCGTTTGCGCTCTATCGCTTCATGTGATACTGTTGCTAACACAGAAAATTTCATAG ATGTCATGGGAATTGTTTTGTGTGCTTTCCCTGCTAGAGAAGTGCATTTTGAAGGAGGGCCATCTGTTGCGCGCGACTATGTTATTGTTAACTATGA GCTTAGGCCTATAATCTTGACCCTCTGGAATGAGTTCGAATCCATAGAAGGTTCTGAAATAATGGCTAATATTGCACAAAATCCAGTTTTGATTTGTATCCGCCTTAGGGTGCTTACGGATAACT ATCTATCATTATCAACTCAGTCTTCATCTGTGATATTGGTTTCGCCGATTGTGCAAGAATCTAGGAACTTGCGGGCATG GTTTCAGACTAATAGTTCCGAGCTCACACAAATGGTTCACGAAAGGAGTTATGCTAATCCATATGTATTGCTTCCACCAGTTGCTTCTAATCGTATAAGTCAGATCTCATACATTGGTCAGGCAACCAACTTT TTGAGTTGCTTTTGTGTTTGTAATGTAAGGGCTTGTGTGACTCTTACTATCAAAGATGACACCGGTTCAGTCAATGCAATTGCCATGGGGGACGAGGCCGAGAAGCTCATAGGTATCAATTCTCACCGTTTGTATCAAGCTGACCAAGAG AATGTTCATCTTATTGATCGTGCGGCAAATGCACTTAAGGGAAGAGTAATGCTGTTCTATGTTAAGCATTCGAGCTACGCTGTGAGGGCTACAAAGGGTGCTCGCTATACAATAGTCACTTCCTATGATATCGATGAA